TGGGTGAGGATATTTATAAAGACCCAAAGACAGGATAtagtacatttattttcatgctCTCCTGGGAGGGATGTGAAGAATACAGAGAGGAGCAAGGCAAGCAGAATGCCTTGGTTGGAGTTGAGGAGAGAgtagggaggtgggggaaatagTTGGGAAGCTGAGAATGAAGGTCATAGTCACATATCTCTTGTGTTTCATTTGCCTTGCCTCTGCACCCTGCTCAGCAAATGAGGCTAAGAAAAGCCAGAAGGGGTGAAGGGTATGCCCATCCCAGCAGAGTCTGTTGCCTCAGTCATCTTCTCTGACACCTGCACTTCCCACAACTTCTCTTCCAGGTATTCCAGAATGTGCAGGTGACAGAAACCATTCCTGGCTTACCCAGGTTCAAACATCAACAAATGTAACAATACCACAAAAAAGAGAAGCCATAGACCCAGATCATCAAAATGGCAATGGAAGCCACATGCCAGCAGAAGAAGGTGGTGACAAATATAATGTTGTTTTTgtcatcatccatccatttataGCCAGAAATTGGTTTGTACAGCATAAAGCCTATCTGAATCAGCCAAGAGCCTGTCATCATATAAAAAAAGGCCTTCATCACCCAGAGTTGCAGCACATCAGGGGCCCACAGCTCTGCGATCACCACCAACGCCAGCAGGAATATGGCCTGAGTGAGCAGGATGTGAGACTGCAGCTCCACACCTTCTGAGTCCTGCATGTGAGACACCAtcagaggcagaaacagaaacaTGCCCAGGGCTTGGGCACCTTGCTCCAGAGCGGCACACCTCTGGGGCAGCACGTTCTGGCTCACCACATCTACACACCCGCTCAGGAAGAAGGTAATATATAGAGTGAGATGCTGCCACTGTTTGCGGTACAAAAAGTTTCTCTGATGATATATCTTGCTGATGAGTACAAACTGTCCATGTATGTTATGCAGCTCTTGAGCTACTAAAATGCAGGCACTTAATATCTTCACCAGCCCAACATAGTGTATTTGTCTCAGCCTTGCCCATCTTCCTTTGCTCCAGGGATGGCGTGGCAGATACTGGACAGGGTAGTTGCATATCAGGGCCCTGGAGACTAGTCGTGCATGATAAAGTCCatagaagaagagagacagtCCGGGGTACAAATGACCTTCAAAGCCTCCCATGGGACTGAAGGTAGGTCTGACCAAAAGCAGAGACAACCAGCTCAGAAATGGTCACCTCAGGTTCTAGAGTGTGGAGGGAGCTTCCTGAAGTCTACTTATATCCTCTCTCCAGCTCATTGCATCTACATACAGAGGGGAAATGGTTTTGGAGGAAACCCAAATTTCCGGTGGGGTGGGTGTCATGGTTTCCGTTCTGGTCTTCTGCTCTGGTTCATTGACAGCTAACCATCCATTGCCAATGAAATAAGCATATTCACCATCACAATGCCTGGGCATCTGCAGTTCTTGGAGATTATGCTAAAGGCCCCCCTTGCCTCTCTTACTTGTCCTTGACGTTCCTTACTTCCCTCTCAAAGTCACAGAACATAAGAAAGAACTGAGAGAAAGCATGGAGAATACACAATGTCTGGCATATCTCTTAAGACTCCTCACATATAATCTCATATAATTACTaggtataaataaatgtattctccTGGGCATAAACAGTCTTAAGAGTCACAAATAAACCTACACAATATCCAGCTACTCTGATGTTATTTGAGGATTACCAGAACGATATTCACTCCTGAGAATCTCCTGCTGATCTCCAGATCAGAAATGACATGCCACCACCTGAGATTCTTTCCTTTGGGCTGAAGCAATGTTTTTCCAAGTTAAAATGCAGGTGAATAGGTTCTACTCAGAGGTACTGATTCTGAATTTCTTGGGGGTGGTGTCTTGTAATAAGCATTCCAAGAAACGTTCCCAGGTAGTTCTTAGGCACACTAAATTTTGAGGATCACTGAGTAAAATGTAGGTACTGGTAAGAAAGAAGATCTtattgaggtgcctggctggctcaatcagttagtgtctgacttcaggtcaggtcatgatctcacaattcacgtGTTCGACCCcagcaacaggctctgtgctgacagctcagagcctggaccctgcttcagattctgtgtgcttctctctctcattttgcccctctccagcttgtgctttgtctctctctgtctctcaaaaataaataaacattaaaagttttttttgaaaaagaaagaagatcctaTTAAGCTAGTAACCTAGTGTGAATTAGccatcaaatattttctctcatgaaATAAGCATTGAGTTAGAATGTAATGGTCATATTACCCTTCATGACAGTCAATCAAGTACAAGAATGTCTCAAGTTAAATTTGTGTCATATTGCTcctatatatttccattttggtttatttattggTAAATTCTCTTTTGTTCCTACTATCTATggatcttccattttattttatcagttttacaaatataaaaaactataattttatattgatcttCATATTAATCGTCTTGTTGCATGTAGCTACTGCTCTTactaattttcaaatgattttatataatcatgttatcttcagtaatgaaaaaataatcttcTCTTATATACACTTTTGTCTTTTCTAATTGCCTTTTCCAATTGCATTCGCATGATAGAATTCTATTGTTGTTTTAACTATGAAATCTCCTGGGAAGTGTCTCCTCAAG
This genomic interval from Prionailurus viverrinus isolate Anna chromosome F1, UM_Priviv_1.0, whole genome shotgun sequence contains the following:
- the LOC125155192 gene encoding transmembrane epididymal protein 1-like, producing the protein MGGFEGHLYPGLSLFFYGLYHARLVSRALICNYPVQYLPRHPWSKGRWARLRQIHYVGLVKILSACILVAQELHNIHGQFVLISKIYHQRNFLYRKQWQHLTLYITFFLSGCVDVVSQNVLPQRCAALEQGAQALGMFLFLPLMVSHMQDSEGVELQSHILLTQAIFLLALVVIAELWAPDVLQLWVMKAFFYMMTGSWLIQIGFMLYKPISGYKWMDDDKNNIIFVTTFFCWHVASIAILMIWVYGFSFLWYCYIC